The following coding sequences are from one Arthrobacter sp. 24S4-2 window:
- a CDS encoding DUF3040 domain-containing protein: MPLSEHEQKLLEQLEKQLHEDDPKFANSMGSDPGRTWSTRHIVIGVLATLAGILLLLVGVSLQSIFVGVLGFIVMGAGVYFATMRSSAAAKAKSAGGKKAGKGRSSFMSGLEERWDERRRGEP, encoded by the coding sequence ATGCCGCTCTCGGAGCACGAACAGAAGTTGCTCGAGCAGTTGGAGAAGCAGCTGCACGAAGACGATCCGAAGTTTGCCAACTCAATGGGATCGGATCCGGGCCGTACCTGGTCCACGCGCCACATCGTGATCGGCGTGCTGGCCACCCTGGCCGGAATCCTCCTCCTGCTGGTGGGCGTATCACTTCAGAGCATCTTTGTTGGTGTCCTCGGATTTATCGTGATGGGAGCCGGAGTCTATTTCGCAACGATGCGCAGCTCCGCCGCCGCCAAAGCGAAATCCGCCGGTGGCAAGAAAGCCGGCAAGGGACGAAGCTCGTTTATGAGCGGCCTTGAGGAACGATGGGACGAGCGGCGACGCGGCGAGCCGTGA
- a CDS encoding polyprenyl synthetase family protein, with protein sequence MVAEQLRVEQTAYVAAVAGKLNDFLATRQSVMSAISQDIDPLMGSISNLVTGGKRLRALMCYWGWRGAGGEATATEVVTAGSALELFQAAALIHDDIIDRSDTRRGGPSVHRVFSQLHEDQGWALDSERFGHAAAILTGDLCLSFSEESFTDIGESAASGSRARLIFNLMRAEVMAGQYLDILEEVAGPMRDRAGAVSRAQSIIRFKSAKYSTEHPLALGGALAGASDDLLRGYSAFALPLGEAFQLRDDVLGVFGDPVTTGKPAGDDLREGKRTVLVAFALDQAAPEESRFLDANLGSPDLSDADVEEIRRIIVDCGALQATEVLIEEFGRAAFAELELLPLEDLPKTALRKLAEATVSRAA encoded by the coding sequence ATGGTGGCAGAGCAGCTCCGGGTGGAGCAGACCGCGTACGTTGCCGCCGTCGCCGGCAAGCTTAACGACTTCCTGGCAACCCGCCAGTCCGTGATGTCCGCCATCTCCCAGGACATCGACCCGCTGATGGGTTCCATCTCCAATCTGGTCACCGGCGGCAAGCGGCTGCGGGCACTTATGTGCTACTGGGGCTGGCGCGGCGCCGGCGGGGAGGCAACGGCCACTGAAGTGGTGACAGCCGGCTCGGCGTTGGAGCTGTTCCAGGCGGCGGCCCTGATTCACGATGACATCATCGACCGGTCCGACACCCGGCGGGGCGGACCGAGCGTGCACCGCGTCTTCAGCCAGTTGCATGAGGACCAGGGGTGGGCCCTGGACAGTGAGCGCTTCGGTCACGCCGCGGCCATACTGACCGGCGACCTGTGCCTTTCCTTCAGTGAGGAATCGTTCACCGACATCGGCGAGTCCGCGGCGTCGGGCAGCCGGGCCCGGCTCATCTTCAACCTGATGCGGGCCGAAGTGATGGCAGGCCAGTACCTTGACATCCTGGAGGAAGTTGCCGGGCCGATGCGTGACCGTGCGGGAGCCGTCAGCCGCGCCCAGTCCATCATCCGGTTCAAGTCGGCAAAGTACTCCACTGAGCACCCGCTGGCCCTGGGCGGCGCCCTCGCAGGCGCCTCCGATGACCTGCTCCGTGGCTACTCGGCCTTCGCCCTACCACTGGGTGAAGCCTTCCAGCTCCGTGACGATGTGTTGGGGGTCTTCGGTGACCCGGTCACCACGGGCAAACCGGCCGGCGACGACCTCCGGGAAGGCAAACGCACTGTCCTGGTCGCCTTCGCCCTCGACCAGGCTGCGCCGGAGGAATCCCGCTTCCTGGATGCGAATCTGGGAAGCCCGGACCTGTCCGACGCTGACGTCGAGGAAATCCGGCGGATCATCGTGGACTGCGGAGCCCTCCAGGCCACGGAAGTGCTGATTGAGGAGTTCGGACGGGCCGCCTTCGCGGAACTCGAACTGCTGCCGCTGGAAGATCTCCCCAAGACCGCCTTGCGCAAACTTGCCGAGGCAACCGTCAGCCGCGCCGCCTGA
- the mraZ gene encoding division/cell wall cluster transcriptional repressor MraZ codes for MFLGTHSPRLDEKGRIILPAKFREELASGLVLTRGQERCIYVFSEREFERIHEQMREAPISSKQTRDYIRVFLSGASDEVPDKQGRVTIPPALRAYAGLGRELAVIGAGSRAEIWDAQAWNEYLAEKETSFSETDDAIPGIL; via the coding sequence ATGTTTCTTGGCACACACTCGCCGCGGCTGGACGAAAAGGGGCGGATCATCCTCCCAGCGAAGTTCCGCGAGGAACTTGCCAGCGGACTGGTACTCACAAGGGGCCAGGAACGCTGCATCTACGTCTTCAGTGAGCGGGAATTCGAACGGATTCACGAGCAAATGCGGGAGGCGCCAATATCCTCCAAGCAGACTCGTGACTACATCCGGGTTTTCCTCTCTGGAGCCTCGGACGAGGTACCTGACAAGCAGGGGCGCGTGACTATTCCTCCCGCACTCCGGGCATACGCAGGTCTCGGCAGGGAGCTCGCCGTGATTGGCGCAGGCTCCCGGGCGGAGATCTGGGATGCCCAGGCCTGGAACGAGTACCTGGCGGAGAAGGAAACTTCCTTCTCCGAAACCGACGACGCCATCCCGGGAATTCTCTGA
- a CDS encoding Rv2175c family DNA-binding protein: protein MSTVESLVGEWLPLPDVAEMMNVSITKVHGLLDEKALVALRIGDRRIRSVPADFMQDGHPVESLKGTIVVLSDAGYSDEELITWLFTPDESLRGRPIDALREGRKTEIRRRAQSLAW, encoded by the coding sequence GTGAGTACTGTAGAAAGCCTTGTAGGCGAATGGCTGCCTCTGCCCGATGTGGCAGAAATGATGAACGTTTCCATCACGAAAGTCCATGGATTGCTGGACGAAAAAGCGCTGGTGGCTCTCAGGATCGGCGACCGTCGGATCAGGTCGGTGCCCGCGGACTTCATGCAGGACGGCCACCCCGTCGAAAGCCTGAAAGGGACCATCGTTGTCCTGTCGGATGCCGGCTATTCCGATGAGGAACTGATTACGTGGCTTTTCACCCCGGATGAATCATTGAGGGGCCGGCCCATTGACGCACTGCGTGAAGGCCGGAAGACCGAGATTCGCCGCAGGGCGCAATCCCTCGCCTGGTAA
- the rsmH gene encoding 16S rRNA (cytosine(1402)-N(4))-methyltransferase RsmH — translation MSDPNQPKPTSERHVPVLKDRCINLLAPGIEAARQRGDRPVVIDATLGMGGHSEALLQRFPDLHLIGIDRDEEALALAGERLKPFEDRTDLVHAVYDEIADVLRSVGVTEVHGVLMDLGVSSLQLDERERGFAYSFDAPLDMRMDTSRGQTAADVVNNYSEEDLVRIIRKWGEEKFAGRIANRIVAARAAKPFTTTGELVDTIRAVVPAGAAKTGGHPAKRTFQALRIEVNEELDVLERAVPAAVSAVAMGGRVVVMSYHSLEDKIVKKVFQAGSKSSAPLGFPVELEEHKPELKTLTKGTEVPTADEIAENPRAASARLRAVERIRARRAA, via the coding sequence ATGAGCGATCCCAACCAGCCAAAACCCACGTCCGAACGCCATGTACCGGTCCTCAAAGACCGGTGCATCAATTTGTTGGCTCCTGGAATCGAGGCTGCCCGGCAGCGCGGTGACCGTCCGGTGGTCATCGACGCCACGCTGGGAATGGGCGGACACTCCGAAGCCCTTCTCCAGCGCTTCCCGGACCTTCACCTGATCGGCATCGACCGTGACGAAGAAGCCCTGGCCCTTGCCGGTGAGCGACTGAAGCCCTTCGAGGACCGCACTGACCTGGTCCACGCGGTCTACGACGAAATCGCCGACGTGCTCCGTAGCGTTGGCGTCACGGAAGTCCACGGAGTCCTGATGGACCTGGGCGTATCCTCCCTTCAGCTCGACGAGCGTGAACGCGGCTTTGCCTATTCCTTCGATGCACCCCTGGACATGCGGATGGACACCAGCCGCGGGCAGACTGCCGCGGACGTCGTCAACAACTACAGCGAAGAAGACCTCGTGCGGATTATCCGCAAGTGGGGGGAAGAGAAGTTCGCCGGCCGGATAGCCAACCGGATCGTTGCCGCCCGCGCGGCCAAGCCCTTCACCACCACCGGCGAGCTGGTGGACACCATCCGCGCCGTCGTCCCGGCCGGGGCGGCAAAAACCGGCGGCCACCCGGCGAAGCGGACCTTCCAGGCGCTGCGGATCGAAGTCAACGAGGAACTTGATGTGCTGGAGCGCGCGGTCCCCGCGGCCGTCAGCGCCGTTGCCATGGGAGGCCGTGTTGTGGTCATGTCCTACCACTCGCTGGAGGACAAGATCGTCAAGAAGGTGTTCCAGGCCGGCTCGAAGTCGTCCGCACCCTTGGGCTTCCCGGTGGAACTCGAAGAGCACAAGCCGGAGCTGAAAACCCTGACGAAGGGCACCGAGGTGCCCACCGCCGACGAAATCGCCGAGAACCCACGTGCAGCGTCCGCCAGGTTGCGCGCAGTTGAACGAATCAGAGCCAGGAGGGCCGCATGA
- the dinB gene encoding DNA polymerase IV: MGSDQDKQQLEATLRELRRSSIMHVDMDAFFVSVELRSRPELRGKPVIVGYPADRSVVLSASYEARKFGVKSAMPMVIAARMCPAAVIIEPRHKLYYEVSAQLMDIFGSITDLVEPLSVDEAFLDVGGAIRRLGSPRIIGEIIRQRVHNELGITASVGIAASKFVAKIASTRCKPDGLLLIEPDQTVPYLHSLPVNALWGVGAKTGEVLARMGIRTVADVAATPPASLKKALGAAGEHVYRLSWGIDPRPVTPVRLEKSIGAEETFAVDTGDNALLHRELLRLSYRTAERLRSAGMMARTIALKLRYADFSTITRSRTVHTPVDSAQLIYAVVVQLLDSVGPRTMTIRLVGVRAEQLEDAAQTSLQLSLDRRDDNWRAAEQVLDRVAEKFGSKSVLPARLLDPNKPGG, encoded by the coding sequence GTGGGGTCGGACCAGGATAAACAGCAGCTCGAAGCGACCCTTCGGGAGCTCCGCAGAAGCAGCATCATGCATGTGGACATGGATGCCTTTTTCGTCTCGGTGGAGCTCCGAAGCCGTCCGGAGCTGCGCGGCAAGCCGGTGATCGTGGGTTACCCGGCGGACCGTTCCGTGGTGCTGTCCGCGTCCTATGAGGCACGGAAATTCGGGGTCAAGTCCGCGATGCCCATGGTCATTGCGGCCCGGATGTGCCCTGCCGCCGTCATCATCGAGCCAAGGCACAAGCTCTACTACGAGGTGTCGGCACAGCTCATGGACATCTTCGGCTCGATCACGGACCTGGTGGAACCCCTGAGCGTGGATGAAGCCTTCCTGGACGTCGGCGGAGCCATCCGGCGGCTCGGAAGCCCGCGCATCATCGGGGAGATCATCCGGCAGCGCGTGCACAACGAACTTGGCATTACGGCGTCCGTCGGCATCGCGGCCAGCAAGTTTGTGGCGAAAATAGCGTCCACACGGTGCAAGCCTGACGGCCTCCTGCTCATCGAACCGGATCAGACAGTTCCCTATCTGCACAGCCTGCCGGTGAACGCCCTTTGGGGCGTCGGCGCGAAGACCGGCGAGGTGCTGGCACGCATGGGAATCCGGACCGTGGCGGACGTCGCCGCAACCCCGCCGGCCTCCCTGAAGAAGGCGCTCGGGGCAGCGGGGGAGCACGTCTACAGGCTGTCCTGGGGGATAGATCCACGGCCGGTGACGCCGGTGCGCCTGGAGAAGAGCATCGGTGCCGAGGAAACGTTTGCCGTCGACACGGGGGACAACGCCCTCCTGCACCGGGAGCTGCTGCGCCTGTCCTACCGGACGGCCGAACGGCTGCGCAGCGCCGGGATGATGGCCCGGACCATCGCGCTGAAGCTCCGGTACGCCGATTTCTCCACCATTACCCGCAGCAGGACTGTTCACACGCCGGTCGATAGCGCGCAGCTGATCTACGCCGTCGTCGTACAGCTCCTCGATTCAGTCGGCCCCCGGACCATGACCATACGCCTTGTCGGTGTCCGGGCCGAACAGCTCGAGGACGCTGCCCAAACCTCGCTGCAGCTCAGCCTGGACCGCCGCGATGACAACTGGCGTGCCGCGGAACAGGTCCTTGACCGGGTGGCCGAGAAATTCGGCTCAAAATCCGTGCTCCCGGCCCGGCTGCTGGACCCGAACAAACCCGGCGGATGA
- a CDS encoding lytic transglycosylase domain-containing protein, which produces MTTPRSPKQHPRPSLPVIAATTAALPAVVLSSLAMAHPAAADVRPRTVPATLAAAMQAQEAAVKAGVIPAASVSTSLPSSLRPAQPAAPAEYTIARGDTISGIAGRYGLDTNEILKLNNLQPNTIIYPGQKIKLTGSASAPAAPAKQESPAPANEGGSVYTVKPGDTLGAIAARHGVKLSEVLSWNGLNMNSIIYPGQKIKIGSGQSSAPAPAATPAPAPAPAPSSGSYTVKAGDTLSGIAAKHGVKLSDILSANKLTMTSMIYPGNKLVIPGASIQPAGSVTPLVPSSFLGFSYPDAVVSSANQNKALLNASPVPSREQMKSIVADTARRMGVDPSLALAFAYQESGFNQRAVSPANAIGTMQVIPASGEWASDLVGRKLNLLDPYDNATAGVAIIRQLIRTSKDLDNAIAGYYQGQYSVSKNGMFDDTKDYVAAIKAHKKNFS; this is translated from the coding sequence ATGACGACGCCCCGATCGCCAAAGCAGCACCCCAGGCCGAGCCTGCCTGTGATTGCGGCAACCACGGCCGCCCTCCCGGCAGTGGTCCTGTCCTCGCTGGCCATGGCCCACCCTGCCGCGGCCGACGTCCGACCGCGGACGGTGCCTGCCACCCTGGCTGCGGCTATGCAGGCCCAGGAAGCCGCAGTGAAGGCCGGTGTCATTCCTGCGGCCTCGGTTTCGACGTCGCTGCCCAGCTCGCTGCGGCCCGCACAGCCCGCCGCGCCGGCCGAATACACCATTGCCAGGGGCGACACCATCAGCGGTATCGCGGGGCGCTACGGACTGGACACCAACGAGATCCTGAAGCTGAACAACCTCCAGCCGAACACCATCATCTACCCGGGCCAGAAGATCAAGCTGACCGGCTCGGCCTCCGCACCTGCCGCCCCCGCCAAGCAGGAGTCGCCGGCCCCGGCCAACGAGGGCGGCAGCGTCTATACGGTCAAGCCCGGCGACACTCTCGGCGCCATCGCGGCCCGGCACGGCGTCAAGCTTTCCGAAGTGCTGAGCTGGAACGGGCTCAACATGAACTCCATCATTTACCCGGGCCAGAAGATCAAGATCGGAAGCGGCCAGTCCAGCGCCCCGGCGCCGGCCGCCACACCCGCTCCTGCTCCAGCTCCTGCCCCCAGCTCGGGCTCGTACACAGTCAAGGCAGGCGACACGCTGTCAGGCATCGCCGCGAAGCACGGCGTCAAGCTCTCTGACATCCTGTCGGCGAACAAGCTCACCATGACCAGCATGATCTACCCCGGCAACAAGCTGGTCATCCCCGGCGCCTCGATCCAGCCTGCGGGCAGTGTCACTCCCCTGGTCCCGAGTTCCTTCCTCGGTTTTTCCTACCCGGACGCCGTGGTCTCCTCCGCCAACCAGAACAAGGCCCTCCTCAACGCCTCGCCTGTCCCCTCGCGGGAACAGATGAAGTCCATCGTGGCCGATACCGCACGACGGATGGGTGTGGATCCTTCGCTGGCGTTGGCCTTCGCCTACCAGGAATCCGGTTTTAACCAGCGGGCCGTTTCACCGGCCAATGCCATCGGCACCATGCAGGTCATCCCGGCCTCCGGCGAATGGGCCTCGGACCTTGTGGGCCGGAAGCTGAACCTGCTCGATCCCTATGACAATGCAACCGCGGGTGTGGCGATCATCCGCCAACTGATCCGCACCAGCAAGGACCTGGACAACGCCATCGCCGGCTACTACCAGGGCCAGTACTCGGTGAGCAAGAACGGCATGTTCGACGACACGAAGGACTATGTCGCGGCGATCAAGGCGCACAAGAAGAACTTCAGCTAA